A stretch of the Tolypothrix sp. NIES-4075 genome encodes the following:
- a CDS encoding class I SAM-dependent methyltransferase, which translates to MNIKLPLSYQEIVDEVVNFTDLPRQEVEHKVWMQALGEGVVVQDAKHFGVTPHEYDDKMEQLYKEGYGLIIETMVFWASHERQLWIQQAIERIRLYAQKNNRPLDELAILMLGDGTGNDSLELVRNNFKINYFDIPGSKTYEFATKRFAHYDLIGDSPKETLLYERLRQRDRVNLISDYNYCLTSQYDVVLSFEVLEHLTDPVAAIRDINLMLKPDGIAIITEAFSAVSDNFPTHLKSNLKFVNQTPFLFLQNKMLMTWYSQKSFFKFKPMEFVKKEKISLPDFISLLKDAKISRPYLNNKIRKLFAFGS; encoded by the coding sequence ATGAACATTAAACTTCCTTTGAGTTATCAGGAAATTGTTGATGAAGTAGTTAATTTTACCGATTTACCCAGACAGGAAGTAGAACATAAAGTGTGGATGCAGGCTCTAGGTGAAGGGGTTGTGGTTCAAGACGCAAAGCATTTTGGAGTAACTCCCCATGAATATGACGACAAGATGGAACAACTCTATAAAGAAGGATATGGATTAATAATTGAGACTATGGTTTTTTGGGCATCACATGAAAGACAGCTTTGGATTCAACAAGCGATTGAAAGGATTCGCTTATACGCCCAAAAAAATAATCGCCCACTTGATGAATTAGCAATTCTCATGTTAGGTGACGGCACCGGCAATGATTCTTTAGAACTTGTGAGAAACAACTTTAAAATTAACTATTTCGACATTCCTGGAAGTAAAACATACGAATTTGCTACAAAGCGGTTTGCCCATTACGATTTGATAGGCGATTCTCCAAAGGAGACGCTTCTCTACGAGAGGCTCCGCCAACGCGATCGCGTAAATCTTATCTCTGACTATAATTATTGTCTGACATCTCAGTATGATGTTGTACTTTCTTTTGAAGTTTTAGAACATTTGACTGACCCCGTTGCCGCTATTAGAGATATTAACTTAATGCTGAAACCTGACGGCATCGCAATTATTACAGAAGCATTTTCTGCTGTTTCTGATAATTTTCCTACTCATTTAAAATCAAACTTAAAATTTGTTAATCAGACACCTTTTTTATTTTTACAAAATAAAATGTTAATGACTTGGTATAGTCAAAAATCATTTTTTAAATTTAAACCAATGGAGTTTGTTAAAAAAGAAAAAATCTCACTTCCAGATTTTATCTCTCTTTTGAAAGATGCGAAAATAAGCCGACCATACTTAAATAATAAAATAAGAAAATTATTCGCTTTTGGTTCTTGA
- a CDS encoding S8 family peptidase, with amino-acid sequence MDSDRLNNTNNLNPKFEGFFIQMVMPGQKQKVQEIVTEAFGLDGQVKSLGDNHTEFQVTLKKKVLSVKDAWDKSYKLRSQPGVVDAQPLFAVPLPDNLQSEPIGDTQGQIEEQSNDVEWGLKQVRVFEAWSRFFPEEKLPPGHDIIIGLPDTGYSEHPEIIRNLLLAKGYDFLKKDKDPKDELERPFGEVINNPGHGTSTASIAISPKGAQGNYLSGKAVTGVAPGAKLVPLRVSYSVVLLSVQNLAEAIEYAADNNIHVLSISLGTGFFNQRLRSAIIYAQKRGVIIVAASGTYVPYVVWPAAYDEVIAVTGSNVLRQIWSGASQGPQVDVTAPAEKVWYAKVEKIDNELRYNILQGSGTSFSAPLVAGVAALWLSYHGREQLIKRYGAEKIPFIFNQILRDSCEKFPTWKPDKFGAGIVNAEKVLAAPLPDNVSRTNFAPAQALQQHPAIDSGRLETFAHLFENQLSDSQPKANFIGVAGNNNKLQATLAELLQTTETQLPQRLKEVGQELAFHITTNPKLYQQLAKTLSTEKSDPNQLKTRSLTESSSNNLDSVREILLQNVSEVLKTKLR; translated from the coding sequence ATGGATAGCGATCGCCTAAACAACACAAATAATTTAAATCCTAAGTTTGAAGGCTTTTTTATTCAAATGGTAATGCCGGGACAAAAGCAAAAAGTCCAGGAAATTGTTACCGAAGCTTTTGGTTTAGATGGTCAGGTGAAGTCTCTTGGTGACAATCACACTGAGTTTCAAGTCACCCTCAAGAAGAAAGTTTTATCGGTAAAGGATGCTTGGGATAAATCATACAAGTTGCGATCGCAACCAGGAGTGGTGGATGCACAGCCATTGTTTGCGGTTCCCCTACCTGATAATTTGCAATCAGAACCGATAGGTGACACTCAGGGTCAAATAGAAGAACAAAGCAATGATGTAGAATGGGGTCTTAAACAAGTTCGAGTTTTTGAGGCATGGTCGCGCTTTTTCCCTGAAGAGAAGCTCCCACCAGGACATGATATTATTATCGGGTTGCCGGATACAGGTTATTCAGAACATCCAGAAATTATTCGTAATTTGCTTTTGGCGAAAGGCTACGATTTTCTTAAGAAAGATAAAGACCCAAAAGATGAATTAGAAAGACCTTTTGGTGAAGTAATAAATAATCCCGGTCACGGTACATCAACAGCAAGTATAGCCATCAGTCCTAAAGGAGCGCAAGGCAATTATCTCAGTGGTAAAGCTGTTACGGGAGTTGCACCCGGAGCAAAACTAGTACCTCTGCGGGTTTCGTATTCAGTGGTATTACTGAGCGTGCAAAATCTGGCTGAGGCGATCGAGTATGCGGCAGATAATAATATCCATGTTTTGTCAATCAGCTTGGGGACTGGTTTTTTTAACCAGCGTTTGCGGAGTGCGATAATTTATGCTCAAAAACGAGGCGTAATTATAGTAGCAGCATCTGGCACTTATGTCCCCTACGTAGTTTGGCCCGCTGCCTATGATGAGGTGATTGCTGTAACTGGTAGCAATGTACTGCGTCAGATTTGGTCGGGTGCATCCCAAGGACCTCAAGTTGATGTTACCGCACCTGCTGAGAAAGTTTGGTATGCGAAAGTCGAGAAAATAGATAATGAACTTAGATATAATATACTTCAAGGCTCTGGGACTTCATTTTCTGCGCCACTAGTTGCGGGTGTAGCGGCTTTATGGCTGTCGTATCATGGACGAGAGCAATTAATTAAGCGCTACGGAGCCGAAAAGATTCCTTTTATCTTTAATCAGATTCTGCGCGATAGTTGCGAAAAGTTCCCGACATGGAAGCCGGATAAATTTGGTGCAGGAATTGTCAATGCAGAGAAAGTTCTTGCTGCACCATTACCTGATAATGTTAGTCGCACTAATTTTGCACCAGCGCAAGCCTTACAACAACATCCAGCTATAGACAGCGGAAGGCTAGAAACTTTCGCCCATCTGTTTGAAAACCAACTATCCGACAGTCAACCAAAAGCTAATTTTATCGGAGTAGCTGGAAATAACAATAAACTGCAAGCTACTCTGGCGGAACTGTTACAAACAACAGAAACTCAATTACCACAACGATTGAAAGAGGTAGGACAAGAGTTAGCTTTTCATATTACTACAAATCCAAAGCTTTATCAGCAATTAGCAAAAACTCTATCTACTGAAAAGTCCGATCCGAATCAGTTGAAAACAAGGTCTTTAACTGAATCATCATCAAACAATTTGGACTCGGTGCGCGAGATATTGTTGCAGAATGTATCTGAAGTTTTGAAGACAAAATTGAGATGA